From Rana temporaria chromosome 7, aRanTem1.1, whole genome shotgun sequence, the proteins below share one genomic window:
- the LOC120945705 gene encoding olfactory receptor 1G1-like, translating to MKNVTEITFFTLVGLSDHPLTMNGLFVFFLLIYLMTLITNLLIFFLVLTDYNLHNPMYFCLANLAFLDMCYSSVTAPRMLFDLVTKSRSISIPACISQVFFYVSFAGSEVFLLSAMSYDRYIAICHPLHYKLIMSWTACTRMASLIWVVGCSHSLVYTLLLLRLSFCRTSSIHNFFCDLPHLYQITCTDPFIDMMVVFLLAGSILLGVGLMTFIPYVYIFRTILRIRSKTGKRKAFSTCTSHLTVVSIFYGSFIFLYFVPTSSNLFSLNKLFSVISALINPLLNPLIYSLRNKDLMVALMRSYYHLKLIRAS from the coding sequence atgAAAAATGTGACAGAGATTACCTTTTTTACACTTGTGGGTCTATCAGACCATCCACTGACCATGAATGGACTTTTTGTGTTCTTCCTTCTCATCTATCTGATGACTCTTATCACAaaccttcttattttttttttggtcctcacTGACTACAATCTGCACAACCCAATGTATTTTTGTCTTGCCAACTTGGCATTTCTGGACATGTGCTATTCATCAGTGACGGCACCAAGGATGCTTTTTGATTTGGTCACAAAAAGCCGATCAATATCCATTCCTGCCTGTATATCCCAAGTCTTTTTCTACGTCTCCTTTGCTGGCTCAGAAGTTTTCTTGCTCTCGGCTATGTCCTACGACCGCTACATTGCCATCTGCCACCCTCTACATTACAAACTAATTATGTCTTGGACGGCCTGTACTCGTATGGCCTCTCTGATCTGGGTTGTAGGATGTTCTCACTCTTTGGTTTATACTTTACTTTTGCTCAGGTTGTCCTTCTGCAGAACATCTTCCATCCACAACTTCTTTTGTGACCTTCCACACTTATATCAAATCACATGTACTGACCCCTTCATAGACATGATGGTCGTATTCTTATTAGCTGGTAGTATTTTATTGGGAGTCGGTCTTATGACCTTTATTCCCTATGTCTATATTTTCAGGACCATTCTCAGAATCCGTAGCAAGACTGGAAAGAGGAAAGCCTTCTCCACCTGCACATCACACCTCACCGTGGTCTCCATTTTTTATGGGTCCTTCATTTTTCTTTACTTTGTTCCCACCTCCAGCAATTTGTTCAGTTTAAATAAACTTTTCTCAGTCATATCTGCCCTCATTAACCCATTGCTGAATCCTCTGATCTACAGCCTGAGGAACAAGGACCTTATGGTGGCACTTATGAGGTCTTATTATCACTTAAAGTTAATACGGGCATCATGA